In Macadamia integrifolia cultivar HAES 741 chromosome 12, SCU_Mint_v3, whole genome shotgun sequence, the following are encoded in one genomic region:
- the LOC122094769 gene encoding protein SOB FIVE-LIKE 4-like produces MDSSSQLFGGTEECMSSSESGWTTYVASPVHHEDDYEDHAAAAADDDDDDGKDDSDDSMVSDASTGPNNHCEGEHVYESGQDMIQFKHDHDQEEDEDEHTCYSYTKSYRQKKKEKKKEDEVRGREAVKQANSATSSVNSGVKVRKTSWIEKGK; encoded by the coding sequence ATGGATTCTTCTTCCCAACTCTTTGGAGGTACAGAAGAATGCATGAGCAGCAGTGAATCTGGATGGACTACATATGTTGCTTCTCCTGTGCACCATGAAGATGATTATGAGGAccatgctgctgctgctgctgatgatgatgatgatgatggaaagGATGACAGTGATGACTCCATGGTTTCTGATGCCTCAACTGGTCCCAATAACCATTGTGAAGGTGAACATGTGTATGAGAGTGGTCAAGACATGATTCAGTTCAAGCATGATCATGATCAggaagaggatgaggatgaaCACACATGCTATTCTTACACCAAATCTTACagacagaagaagaaggagaagaaaaaagaggatgAAGTGAGAGGAAGAGAAGCTGTGAAACAGGCAAATAGTGCTACTAGTTCTGTCAACAGTGGTGTCAAGGTAAGGAAAACCAGTTGGATAGAGAAGGGAAAATAG
- the LOC122058479 gene encoding 6-phosphogluconate dehydrogenase, decarboxylating 2, whose amino-acid sequence MADSSKLTRIGLAGLAVMGQNLALNIAEKGFPISVYNRSTIKVDETVERAKKEGDLPLFGFHDPEAFVQSIQKPRVIIMLVKAGAPVDQTIKTLSVYLEKGDCIIDGGNEWYENTERRAKAMAELGLQYLGMGVSGGEEGARHGPSLMPGGSFEAYKSIEDILLKVAAQVPDSGPCVTYVGEGGSGNFVKMVHNGIEYGDMQLIAEAYDVLKSVGKLSNEELHEVFSEWNKGELLSFLVEITADIFTIKDDKAEGHLVDKVLDKTGMKGTGKWTVQQAADLSIAAPTIAASLDSRFLSGMKDERVEAAKVFKAAGVDDIFTDQVVDKQQLIDDVRQALYAAKICSYAQGMNLIRAKSIEKGWGLKLGELARIWKGGCIIRAVFLDRIKKAYDRNPDLANLLVDPEFAKEIIERQSAWRKVVSLAINSGISTPGMSVSLAYFDTYRRARLPANLVQAQRDYFGAHTYERTDVSGSYHTEWFKLANQLKL is encoded by the coding sequence ATGGCTGACTCCTCAAAGCTGACAAGAATAGGCCTTGCGGGTCTTGCAGTCATGGGGCAAAATCTTGCCCTCAATATTGCTGAGAAAGGGTTCCCCATTTCTGTTTACAACAGGAGCACCATCAAAGTTGATGAGACTGTTGAAAGAGCCAAAAAAGAGGGAGATCTCCCTCTATTTGGCTTCCATGATCCTGAAGCCTTTGTTCAGTCAATCCAGAAACCTCGTGTCATCATCATGCTTGTTAAGGCTGGGGCCCCTGTTGACCAGACCATCAAAACCCTCTCTGTCTACCTGGAGAAAGGCGATTGTATCATTGATGGTGGTAATGAGTGGTATGAGAACACAGAGAGGAGAGCAAAAGCGATGGCTGAACTAGGTCTGCAATATTTAGGAATGGGAGTTTCAGGAGGTGAAGAAGGAGCCCGACATGGCCCCTCTTTGATGCCTGGAGGGTCCTTTGAAGCCTACAAGTCCATCGAGGATATCCTTCTCAAGGTGGCAGCACAGGTTCCTGACAGTGGTCCATGTGTTACCTATGTAGGCGAAGGAGGATctggtaattttgtaaagatgGTGCACAATGGGATTGAATATGGTGATATGCAGTTGATTGCGGAGGCGTATGATGTTCTGAAATCAGTTGGAAAGCTTTCCAATGAGGAACTACACGAGGTTTTTTCAGAGTGGAACAAGGGGGAGCTTCTAAGCTTCTTGGTTGAGATCACTGCAGATATTTTCACAATTAAGGATGATAAGGCAGAGGGTCATTTGGTTGATAAGGTCTTGGACAAGACTGGAATGAAGGGTACTGGTAAATGGACTGTTCAGCAAGCTGCAGACCTATCAATTGCAGCTCCCACAATAGCAGCATCTTTGGATTCAAGGTTCCTCAGTGGAATGAAGGACGAAAGAGTTGAAGCTGCAAAGGTTTTCAAAGCAGCTGGTGTTGATGACATCTTTACTGATCAAGTTGTTGATAAGCAGCAACTGATTGATGACGTGAGGCAAGCTCTTTACGCAGCCAAGATTTGTAGCTACGCACAGGGGATGAATCTGATCCGTGCAAAGAGCATTGAGAAGGGCTGGGGCTTGAAGTTGGGGGAGCTGGCCAGAATATGGAAGGGGGGTTGTATCATCCGTGCTGTGTTCTTGGATCGTATCAAGAAGGCCTATGACAGGAACCCAGATCTTGCAAATCTTCTTGTCGACCCTGAGTTTGCGAAAGAAATTATTGAGCGACAATCTGCTTGGCGAAAAGTCGTCTCCCTTGCTATCAACTCTGGTATAAGCACTCCTGGTATGTCTGTTAGTCTTGCTTATTTCGATACTTACAGGAGGGCGAGGCTTCCAGCTAATTTAGTCCAAGCTCAAAGAGATTATTTTGGAGCTCACACCTACGAGAGGACTGATGTGTCAGGATCCTACCATACTGAATGGTTCAAGCTTGCGAATCAGTTAAAGCTGTAG